Sequence from the Burkholderia stabilis genome:
TACGCGGTCGCCGGCATCATCGCCAACCTGCACGACGTCGTGATCATTCTCGGCTTCTTCGCGTTCTTCCAGTGGGAGTTCTCGCTGGCGGTGCTCGCGGCCATCCTCGCGGTGCTCGGCTACTCGGTCAACGAGTCGGTCGTCATCTTCGACCGGATCCGCGAGACGTTCCGCCGCGAACGCAAGATGACCGTGCAGGAAGTGATCAACCACGCGATCACGACCACGATGTCGCGCACGATCATCACGCACACGTCGACGGAAATGATGGTGCTGTCGATGTTCTTCTTCGGCGGCCCGACGCTGCACTACTTCGCGCTCGCGCTGACGGTCGGCATCATGTTCGGCATCTACTCGTCGGTGTTCGTCGCGGGCTCGCTCGCGATGTGGCTCGGCATCAAGCGCGAAGACCTGATCAAGGAAAAGAAGTCCGCGCACGATCCGGACGATCCGAACGCGGGCGCGCAGGTTTAAGCGCCGCGCCGTTTCGGCGAATGCAAAAAGGCCGGTCCTGTTGGACCGGCCTTTTTTTTCGCAGGCCGCCGCCGTGCGGCATGCGCGCAGCCCGACCTGCACCGTCACAGGTGTCGGCTACAATCGTCACCGCCCTGCCCCACTGCATGCCGGCCACGCGCCGGCGGGCAAGCCCCCTCGCCACCCGTCCGAACGTGCGGTCCCGATGATGCCTCCCCTGCGTGTCGTTCGTCGTTTCGCC
This genomic interval carries:
- the secF gene encoding protein translocase subunit SecF is translated as MEFFRIRKDIPFMRHALVFNVISLVTFLAAVFFLFHRGLHLSVEFTGGTVIEVQYQQAAELEPVRATLGKLGYADAQVQNFGTSRNVLIRLQLKEGLTSAQQSDQVMGALKAQSPDVTLQRVEFVGPQVGRELATDGLLALACVVIGIVIYLSFRFEWKYAVAGIIANLHDVVIILGFFAFFQWEFSLAVLAAILAVLGYSVNESVVIFDRIRETFRRERKMTVQEVINHAITTTMSRTIITHTSTEMMVLSMFFFGGPTLHYFALALTVGIMFGIYSSVFVAGSLAMWLGIKREDLIKEKKSAHDPDDPNAGAQV